A DNA window from Enoplosus armatus isolate fEnoArm2 chromosome 9, fEnoArm2.hap1, whole genome shotgun sequence contains the following coding sequences:
- the LOC139290860 gene encoding cortexin domain-containing 1 protein, with protein sequence MDPPNLPVARLDVDVDLGFALFFFFLLCFFLLVTIVRCAQMVLDPYSSISVTTYQEEQTEE encoded by the coding sequence ATGGACCCTCCAAACCTCCCCGTGGCCAGGTTGGATGTGGATGTGGACCTTGGTTttgccctcttcttcttcttcctgctctgcTTCTTCTTGTTGGTGACTATAGTCCGTTGCGCTCAGATGGTGCTGGACCCTTACAGCTCCATCTCTGTCACTACATACCAGGAGGAGCAAACGGAGGAATGA